One Owenweeksia hongkongensis DSM 17368 genomic region harbors:
- a CDS encoding nucleoside deaminase — MEIEVYNDEYFMKQAMREAELAYAEDEVPVGAIITVNKKIIGRGHNLTERLVDVTAHAEIQAITAASGYLGAKYLKDCTLYVTLEPCPMCAGALFWSQIGRVVYAAKDEKRGFLAHGGRLHKTTVLEGGFMEKEASSLLKTYFASKRL, encoded by the coding sequence ATGGAAATAGAAGTATACAACGATGAGTATTTTATGAAGCAGGCCATGCGTGAAGCAGAGCTGGCTTATGCCGAAGATGAGGTTCCGGTGGGGGCGATAATCACGGTAAATAAAAAAATAATTGGAAGAGGGCATAACCTTACCGAAAGGTTGGTGGACGTAACTGCTCATGCCGAAATACAAGCTATTACTGCAGCTAGTGGTTATTTGGGTGCAAAATATTTGAAAGACTGCACGCTATACGTTACACTAGAGCCTTGTCCTATGTGTGCCGGGGCTTTGTTTTGGTCACAGATTGGAAGGGTAGTGTATGCAGCCAAAGATGAAAAGCGTGGATTCCTTGCTCATGGCGGGCGTTTACACAAAACAACTGTGCTCGAAGGAGGCTTTATGGAAAAAGAGGCATCAAGTTTGCTTAAGACGTATTTCGCTTCAAAGCGACTGTAG